In one window of Halocatena salina DNA:
- a CDS encoding ABC transporter permease, with protein sequence MTNIAWVRDPDEYYYLLKAVVYRDLLIWLRYPVDAALGLFMNVFFFGLMFYGGSLIAGQAINDSIEGLIVGYFLWTLSVGAYAGIAKDIQSEANWGTLERHYITPFGFGPVIFAKAVAILFRTFLTSFLVLIAMLLLTGTNLNLHLLTIITVAILTIASALGFGFAMGGLSVLYKRISNITNILQFAFIGLISAPVFDLWWTKFLPLAQGSSLLQRAMKNGVRVWEFPPLELAILLGSAVFYLGIGYVVLIFATRRSRHLGVLGDY encoded by the coding sequence ATGACAAATATCGCTTGGGTGAGGGATCCGGATGAATACTACTACCTGTTGAAAGCTGTAGTTTATCGTGATCTGCTAATCTGGCTACGATATCCCGTTGACGCTGCACTTGGGCTATTCATGAACGTCTTTTTCTTTGGGTTGATGTTCTACGGAGGATCCTTAATCGCAGGTCAGGCAATCAATGACTCTATTGAGGGTCTTATCGTTGGGTACTTTTTATGGACGCTATCAGTTGGTGCCTATGCGGGAATTGCCAAAGACATTCAGTCTGAGGCCAATTGGGGAACACTCGAACGACACTATATCACTCCGTTCGGTTTTGGACCGGTGATCTTCGCCAAGGCAGTAGCCATCCTTTTCAGGACGTTTCTTACGTCCTTTCTCGTCCTCATAGCGATGCTACTGTTGACTGGAACCAATCTCAATTTGCATCTCTTAACCATCATTACGGTAGCGATACTAACAATTGCTTCTGCGCTGGGTTTTGGTTTTGCCATGGGGGGTCTTAGCGTGTTATATAAACGGATCAGTAACATTACCAATATCCTGCAGTTCGCATTCATCGGATTGATATCAGCACCGGTTTTCGATTTATGGTGGACGAAGTTCCTTCCACTCGCTCAAGGAAGTTCTCTCCTTCAACGAGCGATGAAAAATGGCGTCCGTGTTTGGGAATTTCCCCCCTTGGAATTAGCTATCCTCCTCGGATCAGCAGTGTTCTACCTGGGAATCGGCTACGTAGTGTTGATCTTCGCAACGAGGCGCTCTCGACACCTAGGCGTTCTGGGCGACTACTAA